One window of the Thermodesulfomicrobium sp. WS genome contains the following:
- a CDS encoding GGDEF domain-containing protein — translation MRTPLSQALRESLRASFSPIAAKLLSIIVDPQSDAAAVADTLRADPALAGTVLALVNSPVYGQTQRIVDLRRAVVVLGRQELLRIALTISLHRGLGVILLEHGFDPNLVWRTIVWGALAAEAMAQHAHASLVQEAYLATLLKDMAILILTVAGRLPQGAPADLVGPGLPEAMEHQALTAELLEFWNLPRPVIEAVQHHHDLAGVLEHPPLTQLVILATAWAEAEFAPHPKPEALGQVHLLIKRAIGLDAATLETLRATVSERFDAMCTVMRVDWRQTWSFKPYAVDDIQDFFAQAREIEAVTGDVSAVATVMGRHVRWNWGCQTAEVILRDPEVPGWQRFALTPMGATFLGRGNLLATMPLPASLTPILMTDHDEPLGELRLSQPDCGEKSAAAELYARLAAASYRRYLTYQAPQRAKAALLESLPVGVALFDGSGRLIAANTALNRYLTTAAPQDALLTDLITLLPHPVQVEEWRHFLDTPAQDCHCTAFCPLDPQMAESAPCISVSAYRMASQENGPRRILLLVQDLSAVHFHGFEAVEQRDFLAGLLRVMPDIVMTIDETGVIGFVSKPYAQALVGRNILDLGTSMNPLDPHWDLSALLDRREPVEVRTALSNREFVLELLGIRVQSPRYHAVLVGRDMTAVRRLERAIKDQALLDALTRVFNRHHLTSITEREIDRSQRTGKPLGVLFFDVDRFKQYNDRHGHSAGDELLAGIGAVLRENLRKGMDYPFRFGGDEFLVLCAEASAEGLSLLASRIQKQVAAITSECTLSIGATLLAPNDSVQSLISRADAANYQAKQGGGNAFVFLAPPEPPRSFA, via the coding sequence ATGCGCACCCCACTGTCCCAAGCCTTGCGCGAGAGTCTGCGGGCCTCCTTTTCTCCAATAGCGGCCAAGCTGTTGTCCATCATCGTCGATCCCCAATCCGACGCCGCCGCCGTCGCCGACACCCTCCGGGCGGACCCGGCCCTGGCCGGGACCGTGCTCGCCCTGGTCAATTCGCCGGTCTATGGGCAGACCCAGCGTATCGTGGACTTGCGCCGTGCGGTGGTGGTGCTCGGACGGCAAGAACTGCTGCGCATCGCGCTCACCATCTCCCTGCACCGGGGGCTCGGGGTGATCCTCCTGGAGCACGGCTTCGACCCCAACCTGGTGTGGCGGACCATCGTCTGGGGGGCGCTGGCTGCCGAGGCCATGGCCCAGCACGCCCATGCCTCGCTGGTGCAAGAAGCCTATCTGGCCACGCTGCTCAAAGACATGGCCATCCTCATCCTCACCGTGGCCGGCCGTCTGCCTCAAGGCGCCCCCGCGGACTTGGTGGGCCCGGGACTGCCGGAGGCCATGGAGCACCAAGCGCTCACCGCCGAACTTCTCGAATTCTGGAATCTGCCGCGCCCGGTCATCGAGGCGGTGCAGCACCACCACGATCTCGCCGGGGTCCTGGAACACCCGCCGCTCACCCAGCTGGTCATCCTGGCCACCGCCTGGGCAGAGGCGGAATTCGCCCCCCACCCCAAGCCCGAGGCCCTTGGCCAGGTGCACCTGCTCATCAAGCGCGCCATCGGTCTGGACGCAGCGACCCTGGAGACACTTCGGGCCACCGTGAGCGAGCGCTTCGATGCCATGTGCACGGTGATGCGCGTCGACTGGCGCCAGACATGGTCCTTCAAGCCTTACGCCGTGGACGATATCCAGGATTTTTTTGCCCAGGCGCGGGAGATCGAGGCCGTCACCGGGGACGTATCCGCCGTGGCCACGGTCATGGGCCGCCACGTCCGCTGGAATTGGGGCTGCCAGACCGCGGAAGTGATCCTGCGCGACCCGGAAGTGCCGGGGTGGCAGCGCTTCGCCCTCACTCCCATGGGAGCGACCTTTCTCGGCCGAGGCAACCTGCTTGCCACCATGCCCCTTCCGGCAAGCCTCACCCCCATCCTCATGACGGACCACGACGAGCCCCTGGGAGAACTACGCCTCTCCCAGCCCGACTGCGGGGAAAAATCCGCCGCCGCCGAGCTCTACGCCCGTCTGGCCGCTGCCAGTTACCGCCGCTATCTCACCTATCAGGCCCCCCAACGCGCCAAGGCCGCCCTCTTGGAGAGCCTGCCCGTGGGCGTGGCCCTGTTCGATGGCAGCGGCCGCCTCATCGCCGCCAACACGGCGCTCAACCGCTACCTCACCACGGCCGCACCCCAAGACGCCCTGCTCACCGACCTCATCACCCTGCTGCCGCACCCGGTGCAGGTGGAGGAGTGGCGCCATTTTCTGGACACCCCTGCGCAGGACTGCCATTGCACGGCCTTTTGCCCCCTGGACCCCCAGATGGCGGAATCCGCGCCCTGCATCAGCGTCAGCGCCTACCGCATGGCGAGCCAGGAAAACGGCCCCCGGCGTATCCTGCTCCTCGTCCAGGACCTTTCCGCCGTACATTTCCACGGCTTCGAGGCCGTGGAACAGCGCGACTTTCTCGCAGGGCTTCTGCGCGTCATGCCCGATATCGTCATGACCATCGACGAGACCGGGGTCATCGGCTTCGTGTCCAAGCCCTACGCCCAGGCTTTGGTGGGCCGCAACATCCTGGACTTGGGCACGTCCATGAACCCCCTCGACCCGCATTGGGACTTAAGCGCCCTTCTCGACCGCCGCGAACCCGTGGAAGTGCGCACTGCGTTGAGCAACCGCGAGTTCGTGCTGGAGCTCTTGGGCATCCGGGTGCAGTCGCCCCGCTACCACGCCGTGCTCGTGGGCCGGGACATGACCGCGGTGCGCCGCCTGGAGCGCGCCATCAAGGACCAGGCCCTGCTCGATGCCCTCACCCGCGTCTTCAACCGCCACCACCTCACCAGCATCACCGAACGGGAAATAGACCGCAGCCAACGCACGGGCAAACCCCTGGGAGTGCTCTTCTTCGACGTGGACCGCTTCAAACAGTACAACGACCGCCACGGCCATAGCGCCGGGGACGAGCTCCTTGCCGGCATCGGCGCCGTGCTGCGCGAAAATCTCCGCAAAGGCATGGACTATCCCTTCCGCTTCGGCGGAGACGAATTCCTGGTGCTCTGCGCCGAGGCATCGGCCGAAGGGCTCTCCCTCCTTGCCTCCCGCATCCAAAAACAGGTGGCGGCCATCACCTCGGAGTGCACCCTGAGCATCGGCGCCACCCTGCTTGCCCCAAACGACTCGGTGCAGTCCCTCATCTCCCGCGCCGACGCCGCCAATTATCAAGCCAAACAAGGGGGCGGGAACGCCTTCGTCTTTCTTGCCCCTCCAGAGCCACCAAGGAGTTTCGCATGA
- a CDS encoding polyprenyl synthetase family protein, giving the protein MTRCTTQQLKLAFQAELPAIHTALHEEIARLPQSVQPVARHVLGAGGKRLRPMLTILTARALGGAEVHLHATAVALELLHSATLIHDDILDGATTRRGVPAAHTVFGLVPAILAGDALLAHANAIMARPGIPALTACAAQAILATAAGEIEEIAAMDAPTLSQEAYLEIITGKTAYLIQAACEAGAILAQADAAMVDAARRFGLGLGIAFQLVDDALDYAATQATLGKPQGGDLREGKRTLPLLLFLESLPDDERGALAGRIQRRELCAAELEAIERRVVDGGFARATVEAAQTYVTSALTALSLFPPSPERELLQTIGEYVLKREK; this is encoded by the coding sequence ATGACTCGGTGCACCACACAGCAACTCAAACTCGCCTTTCAGGCCGAGCTTCCCGCCATCCACACGGCGCTCCACGAAGAAATCGCGCGCCTGCCGCAATCCGTCCAACCCGTGGCCCGCCACGTGCTGGGCGCCGGGGGCAAGCGCCTGCGCCCCATGCTCACCATCCTCACCGCCCGGGCCTTGGGCGGCGCGGAAGTCCACCTGCACGCCACGGCCGTGGCCCTGGAGCTTCTGCACTCCGCCACCCTCATCCACGACGACATCCTCGACGGGGCGACCACCCGCCGGGGTGTGCCTGCGGCGCATACCGTCTTTGGCCTCGTGCCCGCCATCCTCGCCGGAGACGCCCTTCTGGCCCACGCCAACGCCATCATGGCGCGCCCCGGCATCCCGGCGCTCACCGCCTGCGCGGCCCAGGCCATCCTCGCCACCGCCGCCGGGGAGATCGAGGAAATCGCCGCCATGGACGCCCCGACCCTTTCCCAGGAAGCGTACCTCGAAATCATCACCGGCAAGACCGCCTACCTCATCCAGGCGGCCTGTGAAGCCGGGGCCATCCTCGCCCAGGCGGACGCCGCCATGGTGGACGCCGCCCGACGTTTCGGCCTGGGGCTGGGCATCGCCTTCCAATTGGTGGACGACGCCCTGGACTACGCCGCCACGCAAGCCACCCTGGGCAAGCCCCAAGGCGGGGACCTGCGCGAAGGCAAGCGGACCCTGCCGCTGCTCCTGTTCCTCGAAAGCCTCCCGGACGACGAACGCGGAGCACTTGCCGGCCGTATCCAGCGCCGGGAGCTCTGCGCGGCAGAGCTTGAAGCCATCGAGCGACGCGTGGTGGACGGCGGCTTTGCCCGCGCCACGGTGGAGGCCGCCCAGACCTACGTCACCAGCGCCCTCACCGCCCTTTCCCTCTTTCCCCCATCCCCCGAGCGGGAGCTCCTCCAGACCATCGGCGAGTACGTCCTCAAACGGGAGAAATGA